A section of the Neofelis nebulosa isolate mNeoNeb1 chromosome 12, mNeoNeb1.pri, whole genome shotgun sequence genome encodes:
- the LOC131490960 gene encoding olfactory receptor 1J4-like yields MKPGNHTLSASEFLLLGLCEQQEQQPLVFGIFLSMYLLTVLGNTVIILAIVSDPHLHTPMYFFLANFSLTDLCLASTTVPRMLVNIHAHRNTITYAGCLSQIYFFLWFIGLDVFLLAVMAYDRLVAICHPLRYTLVMTPRYCTGLLVMSLTLTQSYSLTHTSLLTQLMRPENQSSEFLLLGLPIQPEQQAMFFTLFLGMYLTTVLGNLLIILLIRLDSRLHTPMYFFLSHLAFSDISLSSVTVPKMLMNMQTQQQSIPYMGCISQVYFFIFFGCLDNFLLTVMAYDRYVAICHPLHYTTTMREELCIILVAGSWFFSCIQALLHTLLVDQLSFCAGTVIPHFFCDLAAVLKSSCSDTSFNELLILTEGGLILILPLSGILGSYIHMAGIVLKVPSFKRISKALSTCGSHLFVVCLYYGTIAGVYFFSSSGNSKDKDIIASVMYMVVTPMLNPCIYSLRNKDMKHALQKIFRVKDPLWYG; encoded by the exons ATGAAACCAGGAAACCACACATTGAGTGCTTCTGAATTCCTCCTCCTGGGCCTGTGTGAGCAGCAGGAACAGCAGCCTCTCGTCTTTGGCATTTTCCTGAGCATGTACCTGCTCACTGTGCTGGGGAACACTGTCATCATATTGGCCATTGTCTCTGATCCacacctccacacccccatgtacttcttcctggccaaCTTCTCCCTCACTGATCTGTGTTTAGCATCTACCACAGTCCCCAGGATGCTGGTGAACATCCATGCCCATAGGAATACCATCACCTATGCTGGATGCCTATCTCAGATCTACTTCTTCCTATGGTTCATCGGTCTAGATGTTTTCCTCCTGGCAGTGATGGCATATGACCGGCTTGTGGCTATCTGTCATCCCCTTCGCTACACCTTGGTCATGACTCCCAGATATTGTACTGGTCTGTTGGTCATGTCCCTAACCCTCACTCAGTCATACTCTCTGACCCACACCAGTCTCCTGACTCA Gct CATgaggcctgagaaccagagcaGTGAGTTCCTCCTCCTGGGGCTCCCCATCCAGCCAGAGCAGCAGGCCATGTTCTTCACCCTGTTCCTGGGCATGTACCTGACCACAGTGCTGGGGAACCTGCTCATCATCCTGCTCATCAGGCTGGACTCTCGCCttcacacccccatgtacttcttcctcagcCACTTGGCCTTCTCTGACATTTCCCTTTCATCTGTCACAGTTCCAAAGATGCTCATGAACATGCAGACTCAGCAACAATCCATCCCCTATATGGGGTGCATTTCACAggtgtatttctttatattttttggttgcCTTGACAACTTTCTTCTCACAGTGATGGCATATGACAGGTATGTGGCCATTTGTCACCCTCTCCACTACACCACCACCATGAGGGAGGAGCTGTGTATCATCCTAGTGGCTGGATCCTGGTTCTTCTCTTGCATCCAAGCTCTTTTGCACACCCTCCTCGTGGACCAGTTGTCCTTCTGTGCAGGGACTGTCATCCCACACTTCTTTTGTGATCTTGCTGCTGTGCTCAAGTCTTCCTGCTCAGACACCTCTTTCAATGAGCTGCTTATCCTCACTGAAGGAGGATTGATCCTCATTCTACCATTGAGTGGTATCTTGGGCTCGTATATCCATATGGCAGGTATCGTTCTGAAGGTCCCTTCCTTCAAAAGAATCTCCAAAGCCTTGTCTACATGTGGCTCCCATCTCTTTGTGGTGTGTTTATATTATGGGACAATTGCAGgtgtttactttttctcttcaTCAGGCAACTCCAAAGACAAGGACATAATTGCTTCTGTAATGTACATGGTGGTCACCCCTATGCTGAACCCCTgcatctacagcctgaggaatAAGGACATGAAACATGCTCTTCAGAAAATTTTTAGAGTCAAGGACCCTCTTTGGTATGGTTAA
- the LOC131491377 gene encoding olfactory receptor 1N2-like codes for MDRINQSSVTEFLLLGLSERPEQQPLLFGIFMGMYLVTVMGNLLIILAIGFDSHLHTPMYFFLANLSFADACFSSTTVPKMLVNIQTHSHTIPYEGCLAQMHFFMTFGALDDFLLGVMAYDRYVAICRPLHYSKLMSPLVCVVLLAACWVLTNLAALLHTLLMARLSFCAGNSIHHFFCDVVPLLQLSCSDTSTNQVTLFTVGSMILTGPLSLIILSYAYIISTILGVSSAPGRQKAFSTCGSHLTIVFLFYGTAIGVYLFPPSSHSGVKDRIAAVFYTVVTPMLNPFIYSLRNNDMKTALSKIFGIHTFSSHRI; via the coding sequence ATGGACAGAATCAACCAGTCCAGTGTCACTGAGTTTCTTCTGTTGGGTCTTTCCGAGAGGCCAGAGCAGCAGCCTCTCCTATTTGGCATCTTCATGGGCATGTACCTGGTCACTGTCATGGGAAACCTGCTCATCATCCTGGCCATTGGCTTTGACTCacacctccacacccccatgtatttcttcctggcCAACCTCTCTTTTGCTGATGCCTGCTTTTCTTCCACTACAGTCCCCAAGATGTTGGTGAACATCCAGACACATAGTCACACCATACCGTATGAAGGGTGTTTGGCCCAGATGCATTTCTTCATGACGTTTGGAGCACTGGATGACTTCCTCTTGGGggtgatggcctatgaccgctatgtggccatctgcagGCCTCTTCACTACTCCAAGCTCATGAGTCCTCTTGTCTGTGTGGTCCTTCTGGCAGCATGCTGGGTCCTCACCAACCTTGCTGCCCTCCTACATACCTTGCTTATGGCTAGACTTTCTTTCTGTGCAGGCAACAGCATCCATCACTTCTTCTGTGATGTGGTCCCTCTGCTGCAGCTGTCATGCTCAGACACCAGCACCAACCAGGTAACCCTGTTCACTGTGGGCTCCATGATACTCACTGGTCCTCTCTCCCTGATCATTTTGTCATATGCATACATCATCTCCACCATCCTTGGAGTCTCATCTGCCCCTGGCAGGCAGAAGGCCTTCTCCACTTGTGGCTCCCATCTCACCATTGTCTTCTTGTTTTATGGCACAGCTATTGGTGTCTATCTGTTTCCCCCTTCATCACACTCTGGGGTTAAAGACAGGATTGCAGCTGTATTTTACACTGTTGTGACTCCTATGTTGAACCCCTTCATATACAGCCTCAGGAACAATGATATGAAGACTGCACTCAGTAAGATTTTTGGAATTCATACATTCTCTTCTCACAGAATTTGA